ctcggcggcggcatccCCAGCGGCCCCGTGCGGGACCCGCTCGTCCACCTCGACCTCCGCGGGAACCACCTCTCCGGCGTcgtcccgccgctgccgcccacgctgctgctgcagctcgaTGACGACGTCCCCGCGGCGAACCGGCTCAAGATGTCGCGGAGCTGTGGCGTTGGCCTGGAGGACGCTCACCGCGGCCAcctccccgcgcccgcgcccggcaAGAAGCAGGCGCCGGCGGCTCGCAGatccggggaggaggaggaggaggaggaccggaggcaggcaggcgggccggcggcgtcagctagggtggccggcggcgtggcgtcggcaggggaggggcggccggcggcatggcgtccgcgggggcggggcgggggcggcggcggcgtgcggggcgGGGGCGCTCGCCCTGCGTGCGACGGATCGGCACAGCTccgagaaaatgaaaaaaaaagggtgGGGCCCACAGTTGGCAGCCCAAATAGAAGGCCACCAAATTGGGGAGTGGGATGAGAAATTTGGAAGGGCTACCAAAATGGCAGCCCATTTACTCTCCCTGTTGGAGATTGATTTTTTGTGTCCACCGCCTAAATCTTGATTTGGTAGCCCATTTGCTCGtcctgctggagttgctctaacatCAACAAGTCCACCAAATAAGCAGTCCAGGAGGCAAGAAGCTAATATCACATTCACACACACTACATTCTCATCCTAATTGAGAAATATGAAATTAGATAGACTATGAGAGGGGCCACATGCGCAGATACGCAGGGCCAGGGCGTCCGCGTCCATCCGTCCGTCATCCGCAGGCCCTAGGCGCTCGAATTTAGGAAGGACGTGTAATGCTAATTGGATTTAGGAGGTCATTGGGCTTAATTAGGAACTAAATTAACCATTAATTAGGGGGCCCTCAGTTTGGGGGGCCCGGTGCAGTCGCTCCTATTGCACTGGGCGATCTACGGCCTGCAGTAAGCGTTTACAGTAAAATTATCTGCACCGGGTCCTGTAAAACCATAtctcgctgtgttcgcttggcttgtcagccaaccagtcagcagtattgttctctcatactaaatcagcactagccaccagctaccagtcagtcagcagtactgttttctcataacaaatcagcaccagctatcAGCCACAGCCAAACGAACACAGCGATGGTAAACAAGAGGAAGGTGCTGATTTCGACGACTTGGCATATTTAGCTTGAGTTTGTGCTTAGTCTCTCACTTTATCATGTTGAATGTATCCTAATTATGAATGTGGAGTAGTTTTCAATAGAACTAATTTGCTTTAGGCAGCAAATGCATGCCATGGTCGATGTAAACTCTGATACGAAAGACTAATCAACTAGAGATAATTCGTTACGTTTGGTGATATGACTGGATGTTGCTGCCAGACGTGCAACTCCTTGCTTGTTCTTTCTTGATTTTGTTGATCATATGCACATCTTTCCTTACCAGATCTCACTGATCATCTGTCAGATAATCAAGTCGCATAGCTTGGGTGACAGTAGCTTCCAAAATAGAAAGTTTTTTTCTCTTCCATTTTTTTAAACTGAACTTGCTTGCAAAATCAAGCCTACGCAGGACAATTTCCTCTCCGCTCCAAATTTTGCTTACAAGAGAGGCTTAAggtctgtttagttcccaaaatttctATTGGGATACAATAACTTCGAACGtttaaccactaattaggagtattaaatgtggataactgataaaactcattccataacccATGAGTAAAATCGCGATATAAatctaattaggagtattaaatgtggataactgataaaactcattccataacccATGAGTAAAATCGCGATataaatctaatgaacctaattatgcaatgattagacaatatcgTGTTACAGTAAATAatatctaatgatggattaattaggtttaatagattcgtctcgcaatttctcgtccatccgtgtaattagttctataattagtctatattttatacttctaattagtgttgtaaaagttgaacaaaaaatcaaaaaaaattggCAACTAATCATCTCTCTTGGTGCATCTGATTAGCACCTGTGTTTGGTCACCACTTACCAGAACAGTACTGGATAGATTCTGGTTTTGCCTGGTTTTGGGCATTTCTTTCAGGCTTGCCTGAACAAAGGTATACATAGTAAACGCATCAACGGGAATATCCGATTCACCCGGACACAAGGTAAAGAGCTAACCACCAAGCATTATGAAGCTATGATTGTGCAGGACGCTCCTGCATTGACGCACTGTACTGCCTATACACCTCCGGCCTCGCATCATGTTCTTTATATACAAGCTGAACGAAGGCaactagaagaagaagaaaatatatAGCAAGATCCAGCTAGGAAGAAGACACTAGAGAGGTGGGAAATCAACTtagagaggaaaaaaaatgcTAAAGCTTCAGGCATGTGATGCATCCTCCTCTACTGCGCTGATAATTTCGTATGAGTAACAAAAGCCTCTCGACGAGTTCTCCGCTTTGAACCTAACCAGTGACCGCATGTATGAGTATGGGAGGCTTCAGGATTGATTCTCGGCCAGTGCTTTATTAATCTTCAGTAGATGGAAGCCATCGGCTTGCTTGGCGCTCGTGACGAGCCGTCGCAAGatcaagaggaactggagaatCTGCGCTCTCAAGAGTCCTCGATCGAGAGGAAAGTGAGGACGAGTCGTCGCGAGAGTCCACTCCTCTCTGTGCAGGAGGAACTAGGGGACTTCGACAGTCGTCGTCGTGCTCTGCAGCGCATTCGGGTGTCACTCTTAGACAGGGATGCGTCACTTACAGGTGGGGCGACCTAAATCAGTTCCTATGTGTTAGGATGGCAAATAGGTAGCCATTCACTCCGTAAGAGGATGGTAGATAGTTAATTATACAGGTTCGTGGCTAGGCAGCTTCAGTCTCATTACAGTCAcgcttttttttaatttattttaacAAGGGCGACAGAAGGCCTAAGCAGCTCCAATGTATTGAATCTAAATGGATGCCACACATTGGGCTGCCCTATGCATTCTTCTCGCATTCAGATTGTGAAGCtgaactagttttttttttttgaaaagcagCATTATATAAATTTAACTTATCGTTACAAAGGATAGCTCGGATTGCATCCGGAGCATCATTACACCAAACTGATTCAGAGAACTGCTCAGCTATTCTAGCCATTACATGAGCTGCCTCATTGCAACTTCTACGATTAAAAATAAAAGAGACAGGAGCCCCATAGACTAAATTCTTCACATCACGAACAATAACTCCAACTTGAGATCTATCTTGAAGTGGGGAATTTATCTTCTTGATGATATTTTGACAGTCAGATGCCACAATGACTTGCTGAAGATTATGTTCTTGTGCAAAAAGAACAGCACATCGAACCGCCAAAGCTTCGGCCAACTCAGGATCATCAACTGTATGGATCATCTTACAAAAAGCCATTTTGAAATCCCCCACATGATCTAGCACAGAAATGATGCAGCTGGAGGAAGCTGAACTAGTTGCTCACATGATCCAGCACAGAAATGACCAGACCACTCCTTGAACACATGGCTAATCAAGCAGCACGGATACATGAGCAGCACGGAACCATGACTAACAGTAGCGGATTGCTAGAGCTAGTAAAGCTGTACCTGCGAAATTAACAGCGGCATGCtagcccgcggcggcgagctgccgaGCCGTGCAGTGGCCGCCGTGGCTTAGCTCACCGCAGGCGCGCCTCCAATGCCTTCTTGAGCTCCTCGCCCACGTCGTCCGGCGCGGCCGCCTTCTCGGGCACGGGTTCCCTCGCGGCGCCCCGGGGGCGGTCCGGCTTCGTGGGGAACGCGTGGTaaggctgctgcggcggcggcgcagtcgcCGCCACCCTGCCCTCGCCTCGGGCACCGGCGGCAGCCACGGGCgtgctcctcctgctgctcctcctgATCTCGGCGCGGAGGTCCTCCACGGCGCGCCGCAGCATCATGTTGTCCACGTTCAGCGACTCCAGCTGTCGCCTCACCAGCGagaacgccgccgcctcgccgtctcCCGGGCCGTCCGGCGCGTCCACGCACAGCGGGGAGGGGTTCCTGCTGTCCACGTCGGCGCGCGGGGACCGTTcgatggagagcttgctcatGACCAGCAGCGGCATCTTGCTGacgggcgcgcgcgcgcccttgctgctgcggccgccgccgtccgcgagcAGCTCCGGCGGCACGCGCAGGCCCCAGTTGAACCGCAGGCTCACCCTGCCCCACAGCGGGAGCACGCTCCGCGTCGTCAGCCGCATCCCGGACAGCAGCGCGCCGACCCCGCTcttcgtccccgccgccgccacgtccgCCGCGAGCCCGCTCCCGGTGAACGAGAACGACGGCCTGTAACCGAACTCCTGCTCGCGGACGTGGCCGAGGCCGTCGGCGTCGGGGTGCGCCTCCCCGACCTTACGGGGCGCCGGGGCAGCGCCGTCGGAGGGGGAGCCGAGCGTGTGGGAGAGCGAGAAGTCGCCGAGGCGGGGCTtgagccggaggaagaaggcCGGCGTGGACGAGTCGGAGGAGAGGAGGTTGAACTCGGCGGCAAGCACGAAGGGCGCGCGCGCCGGGGAGCCGAGCGGGCCGAGCCCCGCGCGGACGGTGAGCGCGAAGGGGAGGCCCGGGTCGTTGGGGCGGTACGAGAGGCGGAGCGCCGGGCCCGACGCGAAGGCGGTGGAGAGGTCGAAGCGGAGCTCCCGCGGGTCCCCGCCCGCCGCGAGGCCCGACTGGAACGGCAGCCCGAGCACGCCGACCGGCACCTTGGCCCGCATCAGCGGCCGGTCGTCGTCGCGGAACTTGATCGACGCCTTCATCGGGCTCGCCGGCTGCTCGGTTCCGTGCTGGTGGTACGGGGGCGGGTTAGCGGCGGAGACCAAGCAGTTCCggggcgccgctgccggcgagaTGGATCCCCCGCCGCGACTGCGAGGTGGGGATCGATTCGGATTGGGAGTGGATGGCACTAGCAGTCAAGCAGAGGCAGCGTGTGGCCGTGTGGGTGGGGCGGGCGTGTCCGTTCTTCCCTTCCTCTTTTGCCTGCCTTTCGCGTGTAATTACGGGAGGCGTGCCATCCGCCTCGGCCCTGGCTACTTCCGGCGAGACCACAACCGGGTTCGTCGTTGTGGGTGGGAAGCAGCCTGCAGCTCCTCTGCCGACGGAGAAGCCGTGCTTCATGCCAATTGATCGCACGCAATCTGTACGGTGGATGAATTTCTCAGTTTAGTTCCGCGAAAAGTTCCTAAAAATTTTCACTGAcacacatcacatcgaattttacgatatatgcatggaatattaaatgtagttaaaaatataactaattacataatttgattgtaaatgacgagacggaTTTTTTGAGAGTAATTACTTCATAGTTAGATAATAATTGTCAAATAAAaccgaaacgtgctacagtaaatttttcgcgaactaaacacatccAGAAAAAAGTGGAAGTTTTGCAATCAAGGCTGTGATGAATTGCTTCTTCATCACCAAAACTGAGAATGGTACTGCAGAGTTGGTACAAGCATTTGATGTCATTGATCTCGAGATGCGGAGCAGCGAGACGGGAAACCTTCTTCATGTTGTTTTGATGAACGCTTCCCCTCTTTATGATGAGGTTTCATTGCTCAAGTCATTTCTAGTTGAGGAAACTTTGCCCCCGCGTCGTCTCCCTAGGGGCGACTCCGGCGGCGCCCCagccccaccgccgccactaCACTCTAGGCCTCCTCTCCACCTCGCTGCCGCCGGAGCAGGGCACTAGAAGCCTGTGTGCCTGCTAGGAAGGCGGCGGCAGGGTTTCTCCCTTCTTCCGGGATGCGCTCGCCCCCGGACTTCGGCGTGCCGGCTCCGGActtgtagggcggcggcggcgacccgggggcggcggatccggcgcccCCAGGTCCGGATCTACGCGGCAGCGCGGGTGCTGGGGTGCGCGCGGAGGTGCGCGACGAGGGCGGCCGCCTCATGCCGTTGGCGACGTGGTGGGCCTCGGCGCCGAGGAGGTGGTGCGGTGCTGTGCGCGTCATGAAGCTCGACGCGGACGCCGGCTGCTCCCGCGCGGTGGAGGACGAGAAGGGGGGCTGCCCGGCGAGATGAGGCTCGGCGCCAGCCTCCGCCAGGGGTGCACGGCTATCCAAGCCATCCTTGGCGCAgttgcgcgcgggcggcgcgtcgccgcAGCGTGCGGATGAGCGCACGGGGCCGCAAGAGGCAGACGCACAGGAGGCGGCGTGGCCAGACACCACGGCCGAGTCGGTGCACTGGCGACCGGGGTCGGCGCCCTCAAGACGGGGCGAGGTGTGCGTTCGGCGGCAGAGTCGCCCCCCCGGGGAGACCACGCAACAGCTTCGGCCTACGGCGGGCGGGCGTGGTGGGGGTCTGGGCCGCAGTCGTGGAGGCGGCAGGAGCGGTTGctacgcggcggcggctgcctgtGGGCTGCGGGAGCGGAGGCGTGCAGGCCTgcgaggagcagtggcggcgcCATGTTCGGCGCTACTGGCGGCGAGCAAGGCAGAGGTGGGGTTTCTATGGCATGGCACGTGGAGGCGCAGTGGCAGTGTCGCCCTCGAGGGGCTGTCATGGCATTGGTACCGGTTTGTCGTGCCGTGCGCGTGCAGCTTTGGTTTGGGATGCTCCGGGCGAAAGCCCTTGCCGGCGTTTGTTGGTGGGATGACGGCGGCGTCCTTGACGTCGTTCTCCCCATTGGGGGCGTCATTTTGGAGCGGCAACCCTGCTGCACAAGgttctctgggtgaaaaccctgtcctctggacgagcgacggcggcgctttCAGCGTCGTGCCCTTTTTGAAGGCGTCGTCTCTTGAGACTCAGCTCGGTTTGTGGCTTTGCCAGTCCTTTGTCCATAGAGGCTCAGTCGGGGTTGACATCTCTGCCACGTGGCAAGCTGGAAGGGTGTCGCCGAGCCCTCGCGGAGGCGATCACTGACTTGGTGGCGGCCAGGGGTTGTCGCCTGGTGGCCGGTTGGCTGCTTGCAGCGGACTGCGGTGGCTGGCGTTGCCTGGCAACGGTCAGTGCGGCGTGAGACTGCGTCGGAGGACGGCGCTGGCGGCAACGGCATTGTGCGACAACTGGGTTTGCAGCGGACTGCGGCGGGTTGCCCAGCTTGGCTGGGGCCACCCGGTGGGGTACAACGTCGGAAGACGGTGCAAGCGACTTCCTTGTCTTGCTGCTTTGGCGGCGGTGGCTAGATGTGAGGGTGAAGCAAAGAGACGAAGTCAACCTACGGCGACGGCTTGGTGGTTTGCGGAGATCTGAGGGAGCGGGGTATCTTTGCTCACCACTCCGACGGTAACCTTTGAGACAGTCCGGGGCGGGGAGTACTGTGGCGGGCGTGGCAAGGCCCCAGCGTGTGGTGTTCTCTTCGAGGTGACACAAGAGGTGGAGTCCAACGGCGGATGCGACGAGGCCCCCGCGCGTTGTGGTGTCACGGCGGCGACTGCGAGGCAGTCTGCGAGTGGCCCGGATTCGATGTTGTTCACTCCGTCGTGAGGAGTGTGTTGTTGCAGCGGCATCGCGCGCGAAGGGTTCTGCATGGCGGTGGCCTTCTTGGTGTGGTGGTGTCCGCTTCCTTCGTTTTCTGTTAGCTTTGGGTCCCGCCTAAGGTTTCGACGACTACATGAGTGTGGGATGTGGGTGGATGCTGCGGTAGTGCTTGTTCTGTGCGGCTtgcgtcgatgtcccaatccgaccagACTGAGTTGTTTTCGTTTTTTTCCTGGTTATGACCTCCTAGAGacataattttgtattttttctgCTATATTAATAGAAACACACTCGTCGAGCgtggttcgttcaaaaaaattgCTCAAGTCAACTGGTTCGAATCTGTgaaatgtgattttttttttaaaaaagtgaAATGTGATTGTTTATTTACTAATATTAGTATCTCAACTAAACACTATGGGCATCGTGTTAATTTCTAATATATGTTTTTGTCACGTCATGAACCCAAAAAAAATGGGTTATGTACTTATGTTTGTAGTTGTATACACTAACATACCATATTTACTATGGACCTCACCTCAATGTAACTAGTAGTAGTGGTCGTAACTAATCACGTCATTTTAATAATCATACATTTGGGATGGAGATTGTGCTAACTGAAGATGATGCAAAAAACTTGTGCGCTATATAGACTTTCTCACAAATGTTGTGGAGTGTCCTCCTCGATCTAAACTATGAAATGGGGATTTACGAACTTCTCACCACGTGTGTTAGCGAGACATgaagttgaaaaaaaaacttttcccCAACAAAAAAAGTCTACAAATCTTGAATTGCTACCGAATAATGTGTCATCAAAGTGCGTAAGAGTCATGCTTGTGTAAATAAATGGAATAGACCATGCCACCCTTCTTGAGCTATTGCCTATTGACCATCGAGGTGGGTGAAGTTTCACCAACACGTACCATGAGGCTGTTGGATGCCATAAAAGAGATTAATCCCAAGTGTACTTCTACGGTTCTACCGTCAtgtgaggaaaaaaaaaaggaagagaggAGGGGACTTATCCCCAACGGGAACAGCATACGGCCGTTACATAATACCAGCTCATCAAAACGCCGGCAAAACCAATTGCTCGCTTCTGACAAAAAAGAATTCCTTCCGCATAGGCACTAAATTATGGAGTAAGTTTGCTCTTTtccattattaaaaaaaatgtgaTCGATTTTTCTGAGAATGTAGAGGTCTGCTCCATGAGGACTATGCAGCAGCAGCCAACTTCAACTCCTCTTGGTCTTCAAGATTCAGAACATGGAGAAGCTTTGGCCAAGATTCAGGGATCCCTCCAGGCAAGTCAAATTCCAAGAGCTTCCCCTTCCCCCGGTAGAAATCCTCCACAGGTTGACTCTACAAAGTTCAGGAAAACCAAATGTTAAGAATAAAGGCCTGAATTCATTAAGTTTCAAAATGCCTATGAGCGCAGTGCTATTATGAAACAAAGTCAAGACAGTGCAAAGTATATCTTTCAGGAACCAAATGTTACATGCTAAAACAAGGAaacactagatcttctcttatGCAAGCCAATGACTCTACAGATATCTATTATACAGGTTTGAACATCTCATACGGCAGAATGTTTCAGGttgtaaaaataatttttacagAAGCACTGTGATCAAGTTATGGAAACACCACAAAACACAAAACGACAGAtataggccatgtttagttcccaccttgtaaacgcaaaattttgcgaaagaatcttgctaatttgaagtactaaatgaagtctatttacaaaactttttgcatggatgggctgtaaatcgcgagacgaatctaatgagcatacttaatccatgattttgcaacagtgatgctacagtaaccatccactaattattaattaactagcaaggtggcccgcgctaatagcgcgggtagctagttttttatttaattctttaaaaatatttatattgacagaagagatgtattttgtaatttatttaCCTCACATTTGCTCTTGTTGAATATTATACTACTT
The Panicum virgatum strain AP13 chromosome 6N, P.virgatum_v5, whole genome shotgun sequence genome window above contains:
- the LOC120679241 gene encoding uncharacterized protein LOC120679241, producing the protein MKASIKFRDDDRPLMRAKVPVGVLGLPFQSGLAAGGDPRELRFDLSTAFASGPALRLSYRPNDPGLPFALTVRAGLGPLGSPARAPFVLAAEFNLLSSDSSTPAFFLRLKPRLGDFSLSHTLGSPSDGAAPAPRKVGEAHPDADGLGHVREQEFGYRPSFSFTGSGLAADVAAAGTKSGVGALLSGMRLTTRSVLPLWGRVSLRFNWGLRVPPELLADGGGRSSKGARAPVSKMPLLVMSKLSIERSPRADVDSRNPSPLCVDAPDGPGDGEAAAFSLVRRQLESLNVDNMMLRRAVEDLRAEIRRSSRRSTPVAAAGARGEGRVAATAPPPQQPYHAFPTKPDRPRGAAREPVPEKAAAPDDVGEELKKALEARLR